Proteins encoded in a region of the Scomber scombrus chromosome 16, fScoSco1.1, whole genome shotgun sequence genome:
- the cdca5 gene encoding sororin, translating into MREGTPRSIMSESNNSVTGSQRRRSPRLTSSPSFLNDNKMATLPAVTVAVKRSITVRKIAPRKTTAPSEHNKENTPRISEGSQQQGKLKVSTPGPAPENGRSSSGKRKKKAVMPSPILPPSSPPPPPAENASDSAWTQKVRRSYSRLSDKSLNSPNSRETMFGFETLQTPEIGPRIRSSKEASAVSLSGLNSFMSLLEGAAADDCGGSAAPEVDTDIPGVVVVKEKRRRKKVQQINSTELEELAAKMNAEFEEAEEFELMVE; encoded by the coding sequence ATGAGGGAAGGGACGCCTCGGAGCATAATGTCGGAGTCTAATAATAGTGTTACAGGCTCGCAGAGGAGACGGTCACCGAGGCTgacctcttctccttcttttttaaaCGATAACAAAATGGCGACGTTGCCAGCAGTTACCGTGGCCGTCAAACGTTCAATCACGGTGAGGAAAATAGCCCCCAGAAAGACCACAGCACCGTCGGAGCATAACAAGGAGAACACACCGAGGATATCAGAGGGGAGCCAGCAGCAAGGGAAGCTTAAGGTTTCCACCCCAGGTCCTGCTCCAGAGAATGGGCGCTCCTCATCGGgtaagaggaagaagaaggccGTGATGCCTTCACcgatcctccctccttcatctcctcctcctccaccggCTGAAAATGCATCAGACTCGGCGTGGACTCAGAAGGTGCGTCGGTCCTACAGCAGGCTCAGCGATAAGTCCCTCAACTCCCCCAACTCCAGAGAGACTATGTTCGGCTTTGAGACGCTGCAGACCCCCGAGATTGGCCCCAGAATCCGCTCATCCAAGGAAGCCTCTGCTGTCTCCCTGTCAGGTCTGAACTCATTCATGTCTCTGCTGGAGGGGGCGGCGGCGGATGACTGCGGCGGGTCAGCTGCACCCGAGGTGGACACTGACATCCCTGGAGTGGTCGTggtgaaggagaagaggaggaggaagaaggtgCAGCAGATAAACAGCAcagagctggaggagctggctgCAAAGATGAACGCAGAGTTTGAGGAGGCTGAGGAGTTTGAGCTGATGGTGGAGTAA
- the psmb2 gene encoding proteasome subunit beta type-2 has protein sequence MEYLIGIQGPDFVLVAADNVAASSIIQMKHDYDKMFKLSEKILMLCVGEAGDTVQFAEYIQKNVQLYKMRNGYELSPAAAANFTRKNLADYLRSRTPYHVNLLLAGYDDTDGPGLYYMDYLSSLAKAPFAAHGYGAFLTLSILDRYYKPDLTRDEAVDLLKKCVQELSKRFILNLTSFTVRVIDKEGIHDLEKLTLGAK, from the exons ATGGAGTATTTAATCGGGATCCAGGGGCCGGATTTCGTCCTGGTCGCGGCCGATAACGTTGCAGCGAGCAGCATCATTCAGATGAAGCACG ACTATGACAAGATGTTCAAACTCAGTGAGAAGATCCTGATGCTGTGTGTTGGAGAAGCAGGAGACACAGTTCAGTTTGCAGAGTACATCCAGAAGAATGTCCAACTCTATAAAATGAGGAATG GCTATGAACTcagtccagcagcagcagcaaacttCACACGAAAGAATCTTGCAGACTACCTTCGGAGCAGg aCGCCGTATCACGTGAACCTGTTGCTGGCGGGCTACGATGACACAGACGGCCCGGGTCTCTACTACATGGACTACCTGTCTTCCCTGGCCAAGGCCCCCTTCGCTGCCCACGGCTACGGAGCCTTCCTCACTCTCTCCATTCTTGACCGCTACTACAAACCAG ATCTGACACGAGACGAGGCGGTGGATCTGCTGAAGAAGTGCGTTCAGGAG CTGAGCAAGCGCTTCATCCTGAACCTCACCTCCTTCACCGTCCGGGTGATTGACAAGGAGGGCATCCATGACCTGGAGAAGCTCACCCTCGGCGCCAAGTGA
- the tfap2e gene encoding transcription factor AP-2-epsilon isoform X2: MLIHTYSAMDRADGLSGSSPSGRLSQLSSLNQAAYSSAPPLCHTPASDFQPPYFPPPYPQSSLPYSQSQDTYSHLSDPYPSINSIHQHQQAWHSQRSRSDDGGLLSQSHRALSLDPRREYPAVPRLLHGLGEGAAALGDGPLGMHLGHHGLEDLQGMEEGSALGILDHSVIKKVPIPSKLNGSSMSALSLGKEGLGMGAVSNPAEVFCSVPGRLSLLSSTSKYKVTVGEVQRRLSPPECLNASLLGGVLRRAKSKNGGRCLRERLEKIGLNLPAGRRKAANVTLLTSLVEGEAVHLARDFGYVCETEFPARATAEYLCRQSEPDQLPTRRSMLLATKEICKEFVDLMSQDRSPLGGSRPTPCLEPGVQGSLTHFSLLTHGFGTPAICAALSAFQSYLMEAIKMLDKGEGGGKSHHDKEMKHRK; the protein is encoded by the exons ATGTTAATCCACACCTATTCGGCTATG GACCGCGCAGACGGACTAAGCGGCTCCTCGCCGAGTGGGCGCCTCTCCCAGCTGTCCTCCCTGAACCAGGCCGCCTACTCTTCGGCTCCCCCGCTCTGCCACACTCCGGCCTCCGACTTCCAGCCTCCGTACTTCCCTCCACCGTACCCCCAGTCTTCCCTGCCATACTCCCAGAGCCAGGACACGTATTCCCACCTGTCAGACCCTTACCCCTCCATCAACTCCATCCATCAGCATCAGCAAGCATGGCACTCGCAGAGGTCGCGCTCCGACGATGGGGGGCTCTTGTCACAGTCTCACCGGGCTCTGAGCCTCGACCCCCGGCGGGAGTATCCAGCTGTCCCTCGGCTCCTCCACGGTCTCGGGGAAGGGGCTGCAGCTCTCGGGGACGGTCCTCTCGGGATGCACCTGGGACATCACGGCCTGGAAGATCTTCAg ggaatggaggaaggatcAGCCTTGGGCATCCTCGACCACTCTGTCATTAAAAAAG TTCCTATCCCGTCTAAGCTCAACGGTTCATCCATGTCGGCCTTGTCCTTAGGCAAGGAGGGTCTGGGTATGGGAGCCGTGTCCAACCCCGCTGAGGTTTTCTGTTCGGTCCCGGGTCGCCTCTCGCTGCTCAGCTCCACCTCTAAGTACAAGGTCACGGTCGGGGAGGTGCAGCGACGCCTCTCCCCGCCTGAGTGCCTCAACGCCTCTCTGCTGGGTGGAGTCCTCcgcag GGCGAAGTCAAAGAATGGTGGCCGCTGTCTGAGAGAGCGTCTGGAGAAGATTGGCCTCAACCTGCCCGCCGGGCGACGCAAGGCAGCCAACGTCACTCTGCTAACATCTCTAGTAGAGG gtgaAGCTGTCCATCTGGCGCGGGACTTTGGTTATGTGTGCGAGACAGAGTTTCCAGCCAGAGCCACTGCCGAGTATCTGTGCAGGCAGAGCGAGCCCGACCAGCTCCCCACACGACGCAGCATGCTGCTCGCCACCAA ggAGATCTGTAAGGAGTTTGTGGACCTGATGTCCCAGGACCGCTCTCCGCTGGGCGGCAGTCGACCCACCCCTTGCCTGGAGCCCGGCGTCCAGGGAAGCCTCACCCACTTCAGCCTGCTCACCCACGGCTTCGGCACTCCCGCCATCTGCGCCGCGCTCTCTGCTTTCCAGAGCTACCTGATGGAGGCGATTAAAATGCTGGataaaggagagggaggagggaagagccACCACGACAAGGAGATGAAGCACCGCAAATAA
- the tfap2e gene encoding transcription factor AP-2-epsilon isoform X1, translating into MLWKSRTKTGGPQDRADGLSGSSPSGRLSQLSSLNQAAYSSAPPLCHTPASDFQPPYFPPPYPQSSLPYSQSQDTYSHLSDPYPSINSIHQHQQAWHSQRSRSDDGGLLSQSHRALSLDPRREYPAVPRLLHGLGEGAAALGDGPLGMHLGHHGLEDLQGMEEGSALGILDHSVIKKVPIPSKLNGSSMSALSLGKEGLGMGAVSNPAEVFCSVPGRLSLLSSTSKYKVTVGEVQRRLSPPECLNASLLGGVLRRAKSKNGGRCLRERLEKIGLNLPAGRRKAANVTLLTSLVEGEAVHLARDFGYVCETEFPARATAEYLCRQSEPDQLPTRRSMLLATKEICKEFVDLMSQDRSPLGGSRPTPCLEPGVQGSLTHFSLLTHGFGTPAICAALSAFQSYLMEAIKMLDKGEGGGKSHHDKEMKHRK; encoded by the exons ATGCTCTGGAAATCCCGAACCAAGACCGGCGGCCCGcag GACCGCGCAGACGGACTAAGCGGCTCCTCGCCGAGTGGGCGCCTCTCCCAGCTGTCCTCCCTGAACCAGGCCGCCTACTCTTCGGCTCCCCCGCTCTGCCACACTCCGGCCTCCGACTTCCAGCCTCCGTACTTCCCTCCACCGTACCCCCAGTCTTCCCTGCCATACTCCCAGAGCCAGGACACGTATTCCCACCTGTCAGACCCTTACCCCTCCATCAACTCCATCCATCAGCATCAGCAAGCATGGCACTCGCAGAGGTCGCGCTCCGACGATGGGGGGCTCTTGTCACAGTCTCACCGGGCTCTGAGCCTCGACCCCCGGCGGGAGTATCCAGCTGTCCCTCGGCTCCTCCACGGTCTCGGGGAAGGGGCTGCAGCTCTCGGGGACGGTCCTCTCGGGATGCACCTGGGACATCACGGCCTGGAAGATCTTCAg ggaatggaggaaggatcAGCCTTGGGCATCCTCGACCACTCTGTCATTAAAAAAG TTCCTATCCCGTCTAAGCTCAACGGTTCATCCATGTCGGCCTTGTCCTTAGGCAAGGAGGGTCTGGGTATGGGAGCCGTGTCCAACCCCGCTGAGGTTTTCTGTTCGGTCCCGGGTCGCCTCTCGCTGCTCAGCTCCACCTCTAAGTACAAGGTCACGGTCGGGGAGGTGCAGCGACGCCTCTCCCCGCCTGAGTGCCTCAACGCCTCTCTGCTGGGTGGAGTCCTCcgcag GGCGAAGTCAAAGAATGGTGGCCGCTGTCTGAGAGAGCGTCTGGAGAAGATTGGCCTCAACCTGCCCGCCGGGCGACGCAAGGCAGCCAACGTCACTCTGCTAACATCTCTAGTAGAGG gtgaAGCTGTCCATCTGGCGCGGGACTTTGGTTATGTGTGCGAGACAGAGTTTCCAGCCAGAGCCACTGCCGAGTATCTGTGCAGGCAGAGCGAGCCCGACCAGCTCCCCACACGACGCAGCATGCTGCTCGCCACCAA ggAGATCTGTAAGGAGTTTGTGGACCTGATGTCCCAGGACCGCTCTCCGCTGGGCGGCAGTCGACCCACCCCTTGCCTGGAGCCCGGCGTCCAGGGAAGCCTCACCCACTTCAGCCTGCTCACCCACGGCTTCGGCACTCCCGCCATCTGCGCCGCGCTCTCTGCTTTCCAGAGCTACCTGATGGAGGCGATTAAAATGCTGGataaaggagagggaggagggaagagccACCACGACAAGGAGATGAAGCACCGCAAATAA